In the genome of Acaryochloris sp. CCMEE 5410, the window GGTATTGGGCACGGGAATACTGCGGGCCTTTCCTCCAGGAATTTTCTTGGCTTCGTATACGTCTACGGCAAACCCTCGTTCAATCAGCTCATGGGCGGCACTCAGTCCAGCCACGCCTCCACCAAGGATCACAACCTTTTTTTGCATGATGTTTCCTGTCTGCTATGAGGGGGGATGGGGATTAAAATTTGGGTTTAGGGCAAAGAAAAGGCACTCACGGCACCCTCTTCCTTCACTCTCAGGACAAATTTCTCATAGACGCGAAACAGGTATCTCGCTTCGTTACTGACATTTAGAAATTGAACGGTAGGGGAGGTGGCCACGACTAAATCGATGGGATCACCCGCCAAGGAAACGACCACCACCTGCTTGCTATCTAAGGTGCTGGATCGCAATAGCTGGGTACCAAGCATGGGTTCAATCCGGTCTTTGGGTAAGACTAAAGAGCCAGGAATCGGTGTATTGGCTTCTACAAAGGCAACTTGTCCCAGAATGCAGGCAAAGGGACCTAAGTGTCCGTTTTGCTCTAGGGTTGCGATCGCACCAGCAACATCACTGACAAGACCACCTGTAAGAGTTGGTAAACTTCGACTTCCCTCTGCAACTAGTCCATTAACATTATCTCCTCCTGACACACTGCATTGTGGAGGCACTCCTTGTGGAATATTGAGTACAGGTGGAGAAGATGGTTGTGATGGCCGTACGTTATTAAAAACAATGGCATCTTCTGCCCGAGCCAATAAATTCGCAGCTCGACGAAAAGCAGAAACAGCCCCAGAAAGGTGTTCTTCAGCCAACTGTCGTTGCCTTAATTCAACCTGTACCGCTAGAGTCCATAGTTGAAGCGTTGAAACATCATCTACAGTAATGGGCGCTGGCTGATCCGATAATCGTTGAGTGCGCACCACTGTTGCGCTTCCCTCTAGTGGACCACAACAAGATAGGAAGGATCCCGCAACGCTAGCCTTACTGACCTCATCAGCAACAACCTGTTGTATCTGATCCCACTGCTCAGACGTCCAATCAATTTGAGAGTTCATAGAGGCTGAATATCCTAAATATCGAAAGATAAGCTAACTGCTTGCACAACACAGTTATTAGTAGAAAACCCAGTGCAGAAAATTCAGATCAAAAAAACAAAATGGAAATGCCAAAAGTTTACAACAAACTAGAGGGCATACAAATCATAAATCACGAGCAAATCTGACATTTGTACTTCTCCAATTCCAATACATTGGAGGCGATTTAGCCATTTATACTTTGGATGCTCAGTTAAGAATCGAGGGGTTGATCGTAAAGGTGGAGCATGGGGCCATTGTTTGTTGAGAAAATTCTGATAGCCTTCGTCGCCTAAATCAAAAACGCCAGAATAAGTGGTATAAATTAGGGCTTTTTCTGGGGTCTCTAATGTGGCTCGTATTCCCAACACACCAATTCCATCAGAACGAATCGTCATCCAATCCCCTCCATGAGGGCGGATTTTGGCATTAAGCTTCGGACCATAGACCTCTCCCCCCTGCAAAAACCAATTGACTCGCAATCCTTCTGGTGTTTCACCAATGATCTCTGGGGAGTGGCTTAACTGTGCCTTGACTCTCCCCAGAAACATCATATTCACAGGGAAGGAGGACTCAGGTGGAGCACTGTTGGAGGTAGCAGCTTGGCTCTTGAACTCTGTTGAGCCTGAAGATGTTTTGGCGCTTGACTCATCAAGCTGAAACATAGCGGGAAATGAGCTGGCAGTAGCGGCATCTGGTACTTGGCGTCCTGAACATCTCAAAATCACAATATACTCGACCAATTTCCCTTTTAATCCTTGAGGCCAACAGGCACGAAAGTATTGGGTATTTTGAGCAGGATTTGACCGAATCAAAACCGCAGATAACGTTCTGATCAAGCCGCCATCTACCCGATAACGAATGGTTACGCTGTGGTTAGGGTTTGCGGGAGTAACCCCAACAATCAATCTAGGGGAGGGATCTAAGGGACTGGCCGAGGTTGGACCTGGAGCATCTTCTGTCTCAAACCAAATTGTCAAGCCATCATTGGAGAATTGCAAAAGAGCTGACCTCAGGCGTTATCTGCTGATTTCACTCAATAATGATTGTGCATTTTCGAGTTCTGGAGAACACCAACCTTCTGAAAATTTACTACAAATATCTGACAGAAGAGAATGGGCTTCTTGTAATTTTTCTTGTTGCTTTTTGAGCTGGCATAGCCCCATGACGGCTCTTAGTTCAAGCATTAAAGCATTTTGGTGTTGAGCAGTTGCGATCGCATCTTGGTATGAATGTTCCGCCTGTCGAATCATCTCCTGATGCTGTTCCTGAGAAGAATCCAAAGTTTTTCGTAACAATACCTCAGCTTTAAGGCGGTAAAGTTCAGGCTCCATATGATGTTCATTCCTATCTCTGGCATGGATAAGGCCTTGCTCTAAAGCGGCAAGGGCATCATTCAGAGAGTCAGCTTCCATCAACGCTTCGGCGAGCATGACCATGATGTGGGGATAAATAATAGCTGAATCAGTCTTTTGAAAGAGCTGAATCCCTTCCCTCATTTTGGCCAGTCCTTCTTGTACATCACCAAGCATGACAATGGACCACCCATTGAAAATGAGTGCTACAGGATGCCAAAGCAAAAATCCTTCATTCAACGAAAGCTCTATCAATTGAGACGATTTTTCCTGAATCCATTCAATATTTTTTAAATAGTGATGATAATAACACCCTGCAGCCAGTGCATAGGCAATGCTAGGAGTATGTTTGAATTCTTGAGCTAAGCGTAGTGCCTTTTCTGCATGAGTAGGCGCTTGTTCAAGATAACCAAGCATCCACAAACTTCCAGCCATGAACATCCGAATCGCAACGGTTGAAGAGAACTGAAATGTAAGAACAATCGTTTGTTCTATCGCTAAGTCATATCGTTCTAGTGCCTGTTCAGCATAGGATTTAGCTTGCAGAAATTCTCCTCGAAAGTGACAGGTATACCCCACAGCATGGCAAGCAATAATATGCAGCAAGGGTTGATCCGCCTTGGTTGCCAGCTTGAAAACCATTAAGGCGGTTTCTTTCGCTGGATCGAGCTGTCCTCTCAAAAAATAATTAGTCCATAGTCCCCATAAAGCCCCAGAAAGACTTTGGGGATCTCCTAGTTTTTCACTTAGATCTTTCGCTCGGATACAGGAATACTCGACTTCTTTAGCTGCCCACCCTTTAATCGCCATATAAGCGGGAGCAAGACCAAGCTGCATCTGCAATTCCAGCCGATCTCGCTCTATGCCTTCAGAAATACCGTCCAGTAACTCAATGCCTTGACCTAGATGTGCGATCGCTTCCGAATTGGCGGCTTGTCCTAAGTCTCGTTGCCCCGCCTGCAACCAATACTGGATAGCAGCATGCAGAAGCCCCGCTTCAGTAAAGTGATAGGCCAACAGCTCTGGACGAATGGATTCTTGGTCATCTCTGCGTCGCTCAAGGGTGTAGGCAATGCGCTGATGATAACCCTGCCGACGTATTTTCACTAATGATTGATACGCCGCATCCTGAATCAGCGCATGTTTGAATTGATATTTTGCAAAAGGTGGAGACCCTTCTTGGTAAAGGAGTCCTGATTCAACCAGTTGATTCAAACCATTGCGGAGGGTGGCTTGATTCCACTGAGACACCTCTTCTAATAATTCATAGTCAAATTCGCGTCCTAAGGTTGAGCCGAGTTGGGCTACTTCCTTGACGACAGACAGACGATCCAGACGCTCAATCAAAGAGTCATGTAACGTCGTTGGAATTGCCAAAGAGATATTGTCATCGCTGAATCGGTGTAACGCAGGGCTTTCATCAACATCAGCTTCTAAAACCGTTTTCGTCAATTCCTCCACAAATAGGGGGATGCCATCTGTTTTCTGAACAATTTGTTGGACAAGGGCCTGGGGGAGGGATTTCTCCTGAGCCGTTTCCTCAACCATCACCTGAATTTCTTTCTGCCCTAAGCTATTGAGCTTTAAAGCGTGAAGGTGGGGGTAGGTATGCCAAGGCGACGTAAATTCGGGGCGGCAGGTTAATAAAATCAGGAGGCGATGATCGCGAATATGCTCTAAGAAATAAGTAATGGCATCTAGGGTCGAAGCATCCATCCAATGTAGATCTTCAATCACCAGTAGGACAGGCTGTTGCTTCGCTATCGCCAAACAAACTGCCGTCATGGCCTCAATGGTTTTTTGTTTTTGCCGCTCAGGGGTCAGGTTTAAAGGTGGATACTGTTCTTCAAAGGGAACTGCCAACAAACTTGCAAATAATGGGGCATATTCTCCTTGGGATAACGAACATTGGCCGATGAACTGTTCAATTTTTACCAATTTCTCAGCAGATGTATCGTCCTGAGAAAAGTTAAAGGTCGTTTGCTTTAAAAATTCAGTAATGGGATAGAAGGCACTGTTGCGATAGTAGGGTGAGCCTTGAATCTCAGTGAGCCATACGTCTTGGGCTTGAGCAACATTTTTTTTAACCTCCCAAACCAGCCTAGATTTCCCCATCCCTGCTTCCCCTTGCAACAGGACCGCATGGGTATGGCCAGTAATAACTTCCTGCCATCGTTCAGATAGCAGTGCTGTTTCAGCACTGCGGTTAACAAAAGGGGTTAACCCCGACTTTTCAGCAACAGCGAACCTGCTTTTGGCTTTACTCGCCTTGAGAACTTGAAAAATATCAATGGGATCTGAAATCCCTTTTAATTTTTGTTGTTCCAATTTCTGGCATTCAAAAAACCCCTGCACGAGGCGTTGAGTAGCGGCGCTAATGACAACGGTATTGGGCTGAGCCAGGGACTGTAAGCGAGCCGCAATATTGGGAGTTGCACCCACAATAGCCATGGGATCGGGTGCATCTTTCACCCCCATTTCGCCAATCACCACCAGTCCAGTGTGAATGCCAATGCGAACCGATAGACGCTCTCCCCACTTTTTCATGATTTTGGGATTGAGTTTTTGCAGGGACTCTAATATCCGTAGACCGCTGCTAACGGCTCTCCGAGCATCATCTTCATGGGCCCTAGGGTAGCCAAAATAGATCAGAACCCCATCCCCTAAGTACCGAGCGATATATCCTTCAGCATTTGCAATGGCCTCAGCACAGAGTTCTTGATAGGCCAGAAACACATCCCGCAGATCTTCAGGATCAAGTCTTTCTGCTAGCGGTGAAGACTCTACCAAATCACAAAACATCACGGTTAATTGCCGCCGTTCGGTTTCCCGACTCCACCCATCCTCCGATGGCGTGTTTATGTTTGTCTTCAGCTTGTGGGAGTAGTTTTTTTGTAAGGAGATTTGATGTGCTTCTAAAGTCTGAGCAACCAGTATTTCTTGATTGCGATCAACAGCAATTTTGAGGACATCAATAATCTCATATTTTAAGTCTGCTAAATATTGATCATCAATACCAAATTGCCGCTTAATCGCCCTATAAGAAACTTGACCTCGACGATGCAAAATCTCAATTGTTTGTTCTAGTATCTCTTCAAAACTCATTTCAAGTCACGGCTCTCTTATTGAGAGAAAGTATTCAAACTCAAAAAGTTACAATATCTCTCCGAAGTTGAGATTCAGTGTCTAGCCAAAAAGGTTGAGATTTTAACCATCGTTAGGTTGCCCCACGCTCTAGCATAACGCATCTGCAATAGGAAGAGTATAGAAGTCAAGCAGGGAGGACGATGGAGTGAGGTTTAGACAAAGAAGTTCGAAGGGGGTTTTCAATAACTGATACCTTGCTTAAAGGTATTGATATTTTTAATATTAGACAGCCTATTTACTTATGTGAATTAGCTGGTATTCATGCCATATAAATCACATACTGGGCCAGTATATTCTAATATCATCTATCTCTTGCGGACACCCAGATTAGTATAACCATTTGTAACGACTAACCTTTGATATTCATTCTTTCAATCCTTTTTCCCAAATCAAGGATAGATAGGCTTCAAAGTGTAGCCCTAATGCCATAACTATCTCTACCCAAAAACAGAGAAATTAACGAGCTGAAGAAAGGTGGGCGCTGTAGAATGCTGATTTTCCGATTTCGTTTTGAGGCCGCTCAGATTTTATTCAGGTTCTCTGGGAGATTGATAGCAATCCCTTTAAGATGAAGAGAGCCTAAGAACCAGGTAGAGTACTTTGGGGCATAATCGATTAACTACATCCTTCCAGAGACTCATAGGGGAGAACTTAGTCTTTAAGATAGATTTTGACCCTCACCATAGGGGATACCTAAATTACAATCTACCCGTTTAATGATTAAAAGGATACAGATAGAGTAATTATGGCCAGAAATGGGATTGGTATCAATACAGCCCAAGATCGCTCAGAACGGATTGTTGGCCAAATTCACGTTTATGATGGAGCCGGCAAGGGCAAATCACAAGCGGCCTTGGGGGTGGTATTACGTTCAATTGGTTTAGGCATTGCGTCTGCATTTCCGACCCGTGTTCTGCTACTACGGTTTTTAAAGGGGCCTGGCCGCCCCTATGCTGAAGATGCTGCCATTGAAGCCCTACAGCGTGCCTTCCCTCATTTGATCGATCAGGTGCGAACGGGTAGGGCTGAGTTCTTTGGGGCGGACGATATCACTAAGTTTGACCGCCAAGAAGCTCAACGGGGATGGGATATTGCCAAAGGTGCGATCGCATCCGGTCTCTACTCGGTCGTCGTTCTAGATGAGCTGAACCCGGTTCTGGATTTAGGCCTCCTCGACATCAATGACGTAGTTCAGTCCCTCCGCAAAAAACCCGACCATTTAGAAGTGATCTCCACAGGGAGAGGGACACCTCAAGGCCTGCTGAATGTTGCCGATCTCCATTCCGAGATGAAGCCTCACTCCCATGAAGGGACTCGCCAAGGGATTGAAGGAATTGAAATTTATACGGGATCCGGTAAAGGTAAATCCACCAGTGCTTTAGGTAAAGCACTTCAGGCCATTGGTCGCGGCATTAGCCAAGACCAATCCCATCGAGTTCTAATTATGCAGTGGCTCAAAGGGGGTCTCGGCTATACCGAAGATGCTGCAATTTCAGCCATGCAGCAGAGCTATCCCAATCTTGTGGATCATCAACGTTGTGGTCGCGATGCCATTGTGTGGCGGGGCCAGCAGCAAGAAATAGATTATGTAGAAGCAGAGCGGGGGTGGGAGATTGCCCGAGCTGCGATCGCATCCGGTCTTTACAAAAC includes:
- a CDS encoding encapsulin, which gives rise to MNSQIDWTSEQWDQIQQVVADEVSKASVAGSFLSCCGPLEGSATVVRTQRLSDQPAPITVDDVSTLQLWTLAVQVELRQRQLAEEHLSGAVSAFRRAANLLARAEDAIVFNNVRPSQPSSPPVLNIPQGVPPQCSVSGGDNVNGLVAEGSRSLPTLTGGLVSDVAGAIATLEQNGHLGPFACILGQVAFVEANTPIPGSLVLPKDRIEPMLGTQLLRSSTLDSKQVVVVSLAGDPIDLVVATSPTVQFLNVSNEARYLFRVYEKFVLRVKEEGAVSAFSLP
- a CDS encoding DUF3237 domain-containing protein, which encodes MQFSNDGLTIWFETEDAPGPTSASPLDPSPRLIVGVTPANPNHSVTIRYRVDGGLIRTLSAVLIRSNPAQNTQYFRACWPQGLKGKLVEYIVILRCSGRQVPDAATASSFPAMFQLDESSAKTSSGSTEFKSQAATSNSAPPESSFPVNMMFLGRVKAQLSHSPEIIGETPEGLRVNWFLQGGEVYGPKLNAKIRPHGGDWMTIRSDGIGVLGIRATLETPEKALIYTTYSGVFDLGDEGYQNFLNKQWPHAPPLRSTPRFLTEHPKYKWLNRLQCIGIGEVQMSDLLVIYDLYAL
- a CDS encoding adenylate/guanylate cyclase domain-containing protein, which translates into the protein MSFEEILEQTIEILHRRGQVSYRAIKRQFGIDDQYLADLKYEIIDVLKIAVDRNQEILVAQTLEAHQISLQKNYSHKLKTNINTPSEDGWSRETERRQLTVMFCDLVESSPLAERLDPEDLRDVFLAYQELCAEAIANAEGYIARYLGDGVLIYFGYPRAHEDDARRAVSSGLRILESLQKLNPKIMKKWGERLSVRIGIHTGLVVIGEMGVKDAPDPMAIVGATPNIAARLQSLAQPNTVVISAATQRLVQGFFECQKLEQQKLKGISDPIDIFQVLKASKAKSRFAVAEKSGLTPFVNRSAETALLSERWQEVITGHTHAVLLQGEAGMGKSRLVWEVKKNVAQAQDVWLTEIQGSPYYRNSAFYPITEFLKQTTFNFSQDDTSAEKLVKIEQFIGQCSLSQGEYAPLFASLLAVPFEEQYPPLNLTPERQKQKTIEAMTAVCLAIAKQQPVLLVIEDLHWMDASTLDAITYFLEHIRDHRLLILLTCRPEFTSPWHTYPHLHALKLNSLGQKEIQVMVEETAQEKSLPQALVQQIVQKTDGIPLFVEELTKTVLEADVDESPALHRFSDDNISLAIPTTLHDSLIERLDRLSVVKEVAQLGSTLGREFDYELLEEVSQWNQATLRNGLNQLVESGLLYQEGSPPFAKYQFKHALIQDAAYQSLVKIRRQGYHQRIAYTLERRRDDQESIRPELLAYHFTEAGLLHAAIQYWLQAGQRDLGQAANSEAIAHLGQGIELLDGISEGIERDRLELQMQLGLAPAYMAIKGWAAKEVEYSCIRAKDLSEKLGDPQSLSGALWGLWTNYFLRGQLDPAKETALMVFKLATKADQPLLHIIACHAVGYTCHFRGEFLQAKSYAEQALERYDLAIEQTIVLTFQFSSTVAIRMFMAGSLWMLGYLEQAPTHAEKALRLAQEFKHTPSIAYALAAGCYYHHYLKNIEWIQEKSSQLIELSLNEGFLLWHPVALIFNGWSIVMLGDVQEGLAKMREGIQLFQKTDSAIIYPHIMVMLAEALMEADSLNDALAALEQGLIHARDRNEHHMEPELYRLKAEVLLRKTLDSSQEQHQEMIRQAEHSYQDAIATAQHQNALMLELRAVMGLCQLKKQQEKLQEAHSLLSDICSKFSEGWCSPELENAQSLLSEISR
- a CDS encoding cob(I)yrinic acid a,c-diamide adenosyltransferase, with the protein product MARNGIGINTAQDRSERIVGQIHVYDGAGKGKSQAALGVVLRSIGLGIASAFPTRVLLLRFLKGPGRPYAEDAAIEALQRAFPHLIDQVRTGRAEFFGADDITKFDRQEAQRGWDIAKGAIASGLYSVVVLDELNPVLDLGLLDINDVVQSLRKKPDHLEVISTGRGTPQGLLNVADLHSEMKPHSHEGTRQGIEGIEIYTGSGKGKSTSALGKALQAIGRGISQDQSHRVLIMQWLKGGLGYTEDAAISAMQQSYPNLVDHQRCGRDAIVWRGQQQEIDYVEAERGWEIARAAIASGLYKTIILDELNPTVDLELLPEEPIMQAFLRKPRDTEIIITGRCQNPPAYFELASTHSEMVCHKHYAEKGVDLKRGVDF